A window of Mangifera indica cultivar Alphonso chromosome 11, CATAS_Mindica_2.1, whole genome shotgun sequence contains these coding sequences:
- the LOC123229645 gene encoding protein FAM91A1-like, which yields MQHIPNTIEEQLIWKAVHEECPWENLPKRLQATLTSKEEWCRRIIEHCIKKRLQWNKCFARKVSKEGDYYEEMMRYLRKNLELFPYHLAEYVCRVMRLSPFRYYCDMIFEVMRNEQPYDSIPNFSAADALRLTGIGRNEFIDIMNKCKSKVLNDTIRLLKEYE from the exons ATGCAGCATATTCCGAATACAATTGAGGAACAGTTGATTTGGAAAGCTGTCCATGAAGAATGTCCGTGGGAGAATCTACCAAAAAGACTTCAAGCTACTCTTACTTCTAAAGAAGAGTGGTGCAGAAG GATCATTGAACATTGCATTAAGAAAAGACTCCAGTGGAATAAGTGTTTTGCTCGCAAAGTAAGCAAAGAAGGTGATTATTATGAAGAGATGATGCGTTACTTACGAAAAAATCTAGAG TTATTTCCCTATCACCTTGCAGAGTATGTTTGTCGTGTGATGAGGTTATCGCCTTTCAGATATTACTGTGATATGATCTTTGAGGTTATGAGAAATG AACAACCATATGACAGCATACCAAACTTCAGTGCTGCTGATGCTTTACGACTTACAGGAATAGGGAgaaatgaatttattgatatCATGAACAAGTGCAAATCTAAGGTACTCAATGACACAATCCGTTTGCTTAAAGAATATGAGTAA